From Sphingomonas nostoxanthinifaciens, a single genomic window includes:
- the gmk gene encoding guanylate kinase — MHSGLARRGVLFVLSSPSGAGKSTIARLLLENDSDISMSVSVTTRPMRPGEVDGRDYHFVDVPRFKAMVEAGELMEWAHVFDHRYGTPKAPVNDMLAAGRDVLFDIDWQGAQQLYQQSGADVVRVFILPPSVEELGRRLAMRGTDDQAVIEARMARAASEISHWDGYDYVVVNDDVQGCFAQVLTVLNAERLRRSRQTGLIGFARKLVTPPAES; from the coding sequence ATGCATTCCGGCCTTGCCCGTCGCGGCGTCCTGTTCGTCCTGTCCTCGCCCTCGGGGGCCGGCAAGTCGACGATCGCGCGGCTGCTGCTGGAGAATGATTCGGACATCTCGATGTCGGTCTCGGTCACCACCCGGCCGATGCGCCCGGGCGAGGTCGACGGGCGCGACTATCATTTCGTCGACGTGCCGCGCTTCAAGGCGATGGTCGAGGCGGGCGAGCTGATGGAGTGGGCGCACGTCTTCGACCATCGCTACGGGACGCCCAAGGCGCCGGTGAACGACATGCTGGCGGCGGGCCGCGACGTGTTGTTCGACATCGACTGGCAGGGCGCGCAGCAGCTCTACCAGCAATCGGGTGCGGACGTGGTGCGGGTGTTCATCCTGCCGCCCTCGGTCGAGGAGCTTGGCCGGCGGTTGGCGATGCGCGGCACCGACGATCAGGCGGTGATCGAGGCCCGCATGGCGCGCGCCGCCTCCGAGATCAGCCACTGGGACGGCTATGACTATGTCGTCGTCAACGACGACGTACAGGGCTGCTTCGCGCAGGTGCTGACCGTCCTCAACGCCGAGCGCCTGCGTCGCTCGCGCCAGACCGGGCTGATCGGCTTCGCGCGCAAGCTGGTGACCCCGCCCGCGGAAAGCTGA
- the folP gene encoding dihydropteroate synthase produces MTRAFLRPTAFVDAPFGHDGQVLRLAGGLVWFSAVELIVVADGRRIRQELVPVERLDAALATLGAAEAAARATLACLTAPRAPLVLGARTVPLDQPQAMAILNVTPDSFSDGGAHAGDPAGAAEAGMRMLEAGAAMLDIGGESTRPGAATVWEGDEIARVAPVIERLARAGAAISIDTRKAAVMAAALDAGAGLVNDVSALTYDPQALGLVAARRCPVVLMHYQGAPATMQRDPHYRDVLIEVYDWLAERIAACEAAGIARANILVDPGIGFGKTLRHNLALLNGLSLFHGLGCPIVLGASRKRTIGALSNEAPVEQRLSGSIALALAGAAQGVQLLRVHDAFETVQALRVWRGLRDEALAPA; encoded by the coding sequence ATGACCCGCGCTTTTCTCCGCCCCACCGCCTTCGTCGATGCCCCGTTCGGCCATGACGGGCAGGTGCTGCGCCTTGCCGGGGGGTTGGTGTGGTTCTCGGCGGTCGAACTGATCGTCGTCGCGGATGGCCGTCGCATCCGACAGGAGCTGGTGCCGGTCGAGCGGCTGGACGCCGCGCTGGCGACGCTGGGCGCCGCCGAGGCCGCGGCACGCGCCACGCTCGCATGCCTGACCGCGCCGCGCGCGCCATTGGTGCTGGGCGCGCGCACCGTTCCGCTCGATCAGCCGCAGGCGATGGCGATCCTCAACGTCACCCCCGACAGCTTCTCCGACGGCGGCGCGCATGCCGGCGATCCCGCTGGCGCGGCCGAGGCGGGGATGCGCATGCTGGAGGCGGGCGCCGCGATGCTCGACATTGGCGGCGAATCGACGCGGCCGGGCGCCGCGACCGTATGGGAGGGCGACGAGATTGCGCGCGTCGCGCCGGTGATCGAGCGGCTCGCTCGTGCCGGGGCGGCGATATCGATCGACACGCGCAAGGCGGCGGTGATGGCGGCGGCGCTGGATGCCGGCGCGGGGCTCGTCAACGACGTGTCGGCGCTCACCTACGATCCGCAGGCGCTTGGCCTAGTCGCGGCGCGGCGCTGCCCGGTCGTGCTGATGCATTACCAAGGTGCGCCCGCGACGATGCAGCGCGACCCCCATTATCGCGACGTGCTGATCGAGGTCTACGACTGGCTCGCCGAGCGGATCGCTGCGTGCGAGGCGGCGGGGATCGCGCGGGCGAACATCCTGGTCGATCCCGGCATCGGCTTCGGCAAGACGCTGCGCCACAATCTTGCGTTGTTGAACGGCCTGTCGCTGTTTCACGGGCTGGGCTGCCCGATCGTGCTGGGCGCCAGCCGCAAGCGGACGATCGGTGCCCTCTCCAACGAGGCGCCGGTCGAGCAGAGGCTAAGCGGGTCGATCGCGCTGGCGCTCGCGGGCGCCGCGCAGGGCGTGCAATTACTCCGCGTGCACGACGCGTTCGAGACCGTCCAGGCACTCCGCGTCTGGCGCGGCCTGCGCGACGAGGCGCTCGCCCCCGCCTGA
- a CDS encoding ribonuclease HII: MAKPVTRPFARKRASLFPPVIGCDEVGRGALCGPVVVCAVWFDPCALPKGLLGRLDDSKRIDRAEREALYPAIAACARVSFAARSARYIDVYNIRNATLQAMQQAVVRLTLDAPVRIDGIDVPRGLTGDASAVVKGDATVPQIAAASIMAKVLRDRLMTRLGERHVHYRWDSNAGYGTAVHRRAIMDHGHTRHHRRSFGDLFAILSGGGERLVAQAAPDAECLDGLERVVHAE; encoded by the coding sequence GTGGCCAAGCCCGTCACCCGCCCCTTCGCCCGCAAGCGCGCCTCCCTGTTCCCGCCCGTGATCGGCTGCGACGAGGTCGGCCGCGGCGCGCTGTGCGGGCCGGTGGTGGTGTGCGCGGTGTGGTTCGATCCCTGCGCCTTGCCCAAGGGGCTGCTCGGCAGGCTGGACGACAGCAAAAGGATCGATCGGGCCGAGCGCGAGGCGCTGTATCCCGCGATCGCAGCCTGCGCGCGCGTGTCGTTCGCGGCGCGCTCGGCGCGCTACATCGACGTCTACAATATCCGCAACGCCACGCTGCAGGCGATGCAGCAGGCGGTGGTGCGGCTGACGCTCGACGCGCCGGTGCGGATCGACGGCATCGACGTGCCGCGCGGCTTGACGGGCGACGCGAGCGCGGTGGTGAAGGGCGACGCGACCGTGCCGCAGATCGCCGCCGCCTCGATCATGGCGAAGGTGCTGCGCGACCGGTTGATGACGCGGCTCGGCGAACGCCACGTCCATTATCGTTGGGACAGCAATGCGGGCTACGGCACCGCGGTCCACCGTCGCGCGATCATGGATCATGGCCATACGCGGCATCACCGCCGCTCGTTCGGTGACCTGTTCGCGATCCTGTCAGGCGGGGGCGAGCGCCTCGTCGCGCAGGCCGCGCCAGACGCGGAGTGCCTGGACGGTCTCGAACGCGTCGTGCACGCGGAGTAA
- a CDS encoding metal-dependent hydrolase family protein gives MGAGKFLATAALLALSAGGAMARDVVVHAGRLIDGTGAAPRSQVSILIHDDRVTAVQPGFVTPAGAEVVDLSQATVLPGLIDAHVHILQTFHPGDPIRNAVTRTSYDELIDGVNDARATLLAGFTAARDVGDDTEATVALRKGIDAGAIPGPRLWLAGMPLSPTGGHGDGANGLDPELEHPAWTENIVDSPEAARRAVRKWRREGADLIKILPSGGVMSIGDDPKLQLMADDEIKAVVDTAHALGMKVAAHAHGKLAIDHAIVLGVDSIEHGSFADAESYKLFKAHGTYLVPTMLVGEKVYERAKTHPEQLNPSTVEKALSVVPVMQRNLHDAHAAGVKIAFGTDVFGIAQHGENAKEFALMVAAGLSPMEAIMAATHNAADLIGASADIGSVQPGRYADLIAVAGDPLKDVRALETVDFVMKGGKVVKAGGKPL, from the coding sequence ATGGGCGCGGGAAAATTCCTGGCGACGGCGGCGTTGCTGGCTTTGAGCGCGGGCGGCGCGATGGCGAGGGACGTGGTGGTGCATGCCGGCCGGCTGATCGACGGCACCGGCGCCGCGCCACGCTCGCAGGTCTCGATCCTGATCCACGACGATCGGGTGACGGCGGTGCAGCCGGGTTTCGTCACGCCGGCTGGCGCCGAGGTGGTCGATCTCAGCCAGGCGACCGTGCTGCCCGGGCTGATCGACGCCCACGTTCACATCCTGCAGACCTTCCATCCCGGCGATCCGATCCGCAACGCGGTCACGCGGACGAGCTACGACGAGCTGATCGACGGGGTGAACGATGCGCGCGCGACATTGCTCGCGGGCTTCACCGCTGCGCGCGACGTCGGCGATGACACCGAAGCGACGGTGGCACTGCGCAAGGGCATCGACGCCGGCGCGATCCCCGGCCCGCGCCTGTGGCTGGCAGGCATGCCGCTCAGCCCCACCGGCGGCCACGGCGACGGCGCCAACGGCCTCGATCCCGAGCTGGAACACCCCGCCTGGACGGAGAATATCGTCGACAGCCCCGAAGCGGCGCGGCGCGCGGTGCGCAAGTGGCGGCGCGAGGGGGCGGACCTCATCAAGATCCTGCCGTCGGGCGGCGTGATGTCGATCGGCGACGATCCCAAGTTGCAGCTGATGGCGGACGACGAGATCAAGGCGGTGGTCGATACCGCCCATGCGCTCGGCATGAAAGTGGCGGCGCACGCGCATGGCAAGCTCGCGATCGACCATGCGATCGTGCTCGGCGTCGATTCGATCGAGCATGGCAGCTTCGCCGACGCCGAAAGCTACAAGCTGTTCAAGGCGCACGGCACCTATCTCGTGCCGACGATGCTGGTCGGCGAAAAAGTCTACGAGCGCGCCAAGACCCACCCCGAGCAGCTCAACCCCTCGACCGTCGAAAAGGCGCTGAGCGTGGTGCCGGTGATGCAGCGCAACCTGCACGATGCGCACGCCGCCGGCGTGAAGATCGCGTTCGGCACCGACGTGTTCGGCATCGCCCAGCATGGCGAGAATGCGAAGGAGTTCGCGCTGATGGTCGCGGCCGGGCTGTCGCCGATGGAGGCGATCATGGCGGCGACGCACAATGCCGCCGACCTGATCGGCGCGAGCGCGGATATCGGCTCGGTCCAGCCGGGGCGCTATGCCGACCTGATCGCGGTCGCCGGCGACCCGCTGAAGGACGTGCGCGCGCTGGAGACGGTCGATTTCGTGATGAAGGGGGGCAAGGTCGTCAAGGCCGGCGGCAAGCCGCTGTAG
- a CDS encoding site-specific DNA-methyltransferase encodes MRALRKAGDARPALALLPLDSILVGDCVAQMAALPDKCIDMIFADPPYNLQLGGDLHRPEGGKVDAVMDLWDRFDSFEAYDRFTRAWLKEARRILKDDGTLWVIGSYHNIFRVGAALQDEGFWILNDIVWRKANPMPNFKGTRFTNAHETLIWCAKGEKARYTFNYRAMKGLNDDVQMRSDWTLPICGGAERLKNDDGHKTHPTQKPESLLYRVLLAATRPGDIVLDPFFGTGTTGAVARRLRRRWIGIEREPVYIAAARERIASTLPLDESLMEGVPERGAAPRVAFGLLVESGMVAPGTVLTDAKRRWRAEVKADGTLACDGRGGSIHKLGALLQEAPSCNGWTFWHYDEAGSLVAIDALRQRHLAALV; translated from the coding sequence GTGCGCGCATTACGAAAAGCTGGCGACGCGCGTCCCGCGCTGGCGCTGCTGCCGCTCGATTCGATCCTGGTGGGCGATTGCGTGGCGCAGATGGCGGCGCTGCCCGACAAGTGCATCGACATGATCTTCGCCGATCCGCCCTACAATCTCCAGCTCGGCGGCGACCTCCACCGGCCCGAAGGCGGCAAGGTCGATGCGGTGATGGACCTGTGGGACCGGTTCGACAGCTTCGAAGCTTATGATCGCTTCACCCGCGCCTGGCTGAAGGAGGCGCGTCGCATCCTGAAGGATGACGGCACATTGTGGGTGATCGGCAGCTACCACAACATCTTCCGCGTCGGCGCGGCGCTGCAGGACGAGGGCTTCTGGATCCTCAACGATATCGTCTGGCGCAAGGCGAACCCGATGCCCAATTTCAAGGGCACGCGCTTCACCAACGCGCACGAGACGCTGATCTGGTGCGCGAAGGGCGAGAAGGCGCGCTACACCTTCAACTATCGCGCGATGAAGGGCCTGAACGACGACGTGCAGATGCGCTCCGACTGGACGCTGCCGATCTGCGGCGGCGCCGAGCGACTGAAGAATGATGACGGGCACAAGACCCACCCGACGCAGAAGCCCGAAAGCCTGCTCTACCGCGTGCTGCTGGCGGCGACGCGGCCGGGCGACATCGTGCTCGATCCCTTCTTCGGCACGGGCACGACCGGCGCGGTGGCGCGGCGGCTGCGGCGGCGCTGGATCGGGATCGAACGCGAGCCGGTCTATATCGCGGCGGCGCGCGAGCGCATCGCCTCGACCCTGCCGCTCGACGAGAGCCTGATGGAGGGCGTGCCCGAGCGCGGTGCCGCGCCGCGTGTCGCCTTCGGCCTGCTGGTCGAGAGCGGCATGGTCGCCCCCGGCACGGTCCTGACCGATGCCAAGCGCCGCTGGCGGGCGGAAGTGAAGGCCGACGGCACGCTCGCCTGCGACGGGCGCGGCGGATCGATCCACAAGCTCGGCGCGCTGCTGCAGGAGGCGCCGTCGTGCAACGGCTGGACCTTCTGGCATTATGACGAGGCAGGCTCGCTGGTGGCGATCGACGCGCTCCGCCAGCGCCATCTGGCGGCGCTGGTCTAG